In Rutidosis leptorrhynchoides isolate AG116_Rl617_1_P2 chromosome 6, CSIRO_AGI_Rlap_v1, whole genome shotgun sequence, the DNA window AAACACGGGGACCATACCAATCCAGACCAAGAAAGCATTTGATGATAGTGGGCCTTTAATCATTCCAGTGGGTGACTTAGGACTTAATGCTAATAACGAACCTTTAATTGGTGGGACAATTATTGGAGAAGCGGTGGAGAAATTCATCTCATCAGTAACATCGAAGAAAatccaaatcgaacaaacaaaaaacACTTCCGAAAGCGTTTCAAGTCAAAATTCGTCAAATCAAGATGCATCTGAGAGTACCTGGAACAAAATCAGGACATGGAATTCATCCTCTCGATTCAACAACGCGAAAAGAATGGCTAGGAGAAAAAAGCAATCCAGGTATTCTCCCCCAATTGGCTCTAAGCGTAGTCATATTCCAAAATTGAATGAGATATTATGCTCGAAATCTAGGAAGATTAGTGTTGAGGACCTTATTGAGAATTAAGTATCAGACTCTAGCGTCAAATTATGCGACTTTGCAAAGATGCTGGGGTTCTCGGGGGAACAAGATCTGTAATTTGCCTCTCCCTTTCGTGTTCGTGTCCTAAATAACAGGCTATAATGAGGATTCTAAATGTTAACATTCGGGGTTTTAAAAAAGACGGGAAAGAATCTTGGTTCAAAAATTTGGTGTCGGCTAACCATCCTGTTATTGCAGCTGTACAGGAGACAAAAATTAATTCTGTTAGTGATACTTGGGTAGAAACATTATGGGGTTCACAAAACGTGGGGTATGCGGTTAAACATCCTACTGGTCGATCGGGAGGATTGATGCTCATTTGGGACACGAGCTCCTTCTGTGTCAATCAAGCGGTCGAAGGAGAATTTTTCATCGCTATAAAGGGTAAGTTACAAGGGAGAGACGGGGAAATTGTTGTGGTAAATGTCTACGGACCACATAGGGATTCAAAGAAGATAAGATTTTGGTCAAGTTTGAACGAATTATTGAAGTTCCCGGGTGTTGCGTGGGTTGTTTGTGGCGATTTCAATGAAGTGAGATCCAATTCGGAAAGAAAGAATTGCACATTCGTAGAAAGTAGAGCAATACTTTTTAACGATTTTATTGTGAATAATGGGTTAATTGAGATACCACTTCTTGGTAAGAGATATACTAGGATAAGTGATGACAGTTGCAAACTTAGCAAGCTAGATTGATTTCTAGTTTCGAATAATTTTGCTCATATGTGGGATGATCTGAGTGTGCTACCTCTTGATCGAAAGTTGTCGGATCACACTCCCCTTCTCCTAAGGAATGGGAGCATGAACTATGGCCCGAAACCTATCCGAATATTCGATTCATGGCTAAACGAGAAAGGAGCTGATGAGGTCATATCAAACGCGTGGAATAAACAGGTGCAGGCAAAGAAACCCGATGTTAAATTTCGTCTAAAGCTCAAGAATGTCAAAGATGACCTCAAAGCCTGGAGTAAAACATCCTTTGGTAAGATTGATGAGGAAATTAAAAGCTTAATAGAAACCTGCAACAATTGGGAATTGCAAGCCAAACAACGTTCGCTAGATGACACTGAAAGGGATGAATGGATCGAATCGAGGGGTAAGTGGATTGAAAAAGATAGGGTTAAACGTAATATGCTGCGTTAAAAGGCTAGAACTAACTGGGCAATTGAAGGTGACGAAAACACGAGCTATTTCCATTCGGTTATAAAGCGTAGGAACAGCAAGAATAATATTCGAGGGCTTTATATAAACGGGCATTGAAAAGAGGAGCCTATTGAAGTCAAGGAAGAAATATACAATCACTTTAAAAAATTCTACGAAGATAATGACAACAAAGGGTTCAGCTTCGAAGGCTTTGAGACTCGGAAAATTTCACAAGAAGATGCGACAAATCTTGAACTCCCGTTTAGCCAGGATGAAGTTTTGGAAGCGATAAAGGATTGCGGGCCTTCAAAAGCCCCGGGACCCGATGGGTTTAATTTCAAATTTTTCAGGAAGTTCTGGGGTTTAATAAGAGAAGACCTGATGGAGGCTCTACGTTGGTTCTGGGACAAGGGTGAAATCACAACGGGATGTAATGCGTCTTTTGTCACTCTTATTCCAAAAATAAAAGATCCAATCTCCCTTCGTGATTATCGGCCGATAAGCCTAATAGGATGCTACTACAAAATAATTCCTAAAATCTTGTCGAATCGTCTTCGGGTCACCATCTCAAAGTTGATAGGTACGGAACAAAGCGCATTCATCAAGGGACGGTCAATCTTAGATAGTATTCTTATCGCGAATGAACTTGTAGATGATGTAAAAAAAAGAAAGGAAAAATGTTTTATTTTTAAGGCGGATTTTGAGAAAGCCTTTGATAGTGTTAGATGGAAGTTTCTGATGGACATTATGGGCAATATGGGTTTTGGGCCGAAGTGGATTAAATGGATTGACTCCTGTTTCCGATCGGCAACCTTTTCGATCTTGGTGAATGGATctctgatgaaatgtcccgttcttattgattaaaaacgttccatattaattgatttcgttgcgaggttttgacctctatatgagacgtttttcaaagactgcattcatttttaaaacaaaccataacctttatttcataaataaaggtttaaaaagctttacgtagattatcaaataatgataatctaaaatatcctgtttacacacgaccattacataatggtttacaatacaaatatgttacatcgaaatcagtttcttgaatgcagtttttacacaatatcatacaaacatggactccaaatcttgtccttattttagtatgcaacagcggaagctcttagtattcacctgagaataaacatgctttaaacgtcaacaaaaatgttggtgagttataggtttaacctatatatatcaaatcgtaacaatagaccacaagatttcatatttcaatacacatcccatacatagagataaaaatcattcatatggtgaacacctggtaaccgacattaacaagatgcatatatataagaatatccctatcattccgggacacccttcggatatgatataaatttcgaagtactaaagcatccggtactttggaagaggtttgttaggcccaatagatctatctttaggattcgcgtcaattagggtgtctgttccctaattcttagattaccagacttaataaaaaggggcatattcaatttcgataattcaaccatagaatgtagtttcacgtacttgtgtctattttgtaaatcatttataaaacctgcatgtattctcatcccaaaaatattagattttaaaagtgggactataactcactttcacagatttttacttcgtcgggaagtaagacttagccactggttgattcacgaacctataacaatatatacatatatatcaaagtatgttcaaaatatatttacaacacttttaatatattttgaggttttaagtttattaagtcagctgtcctcgttagtaacctacaactagttgtccacagttagatgtacagaaataaatcgataaatattatcttgaatcaatccatgacccaatgtatacgtatctcagtattgatcacaactcaaactatatatattttggaatcaacctcaaccctgtatagctaactccaacattcacatatagagtgtctatggttgttctgaaatatatatagatgtgtcgacatgataggtcgaaacattgtatacgtgtctatggtatctcaagattacataatatacaatacaagttgattaagttatggttggaatagatttgttaccaattttcacgtagctaaaatgagaaaaattatccaatcttgttttacccataacttcttcattttaaatccgttttgagtgaatcaaattgctatggtttcatattgaactctattttatgaatataaacagaaaaagtataggtttatagtcggaaaaataagttacaagtcgtttttgtaaaggtagtcatttcagtcgaaagaacgacgtctagatgaccattttagaaaacatacttccactttgagtttaaccataatttttagatatagtttcatgttcataataaaaatcattttcccagaataacaacttttaaatcaaagtttatcatagtttttaattaactaacccaaaacagcccgcggtgttactacgacggcgtaaatccggttttacggtgtttttcgtgtttccaggttttaaatcattaagttagcatatcatatagatatataacatgtgtttagttgattttaaaagtcaagttataatgattaacttttatttgcgaacaagtttagaattaactaaactatgttctagtgattacaagtttaaaccttcgaataagatagctttatatgtatgaatcgaatgatgttatgaacatcattactacctcaagttccttggataaacctactggaaatgagaaaaatagatctagcttcaaaggatccttgaacggcttgaaagttcttgaagcagaatcatgacacgaaaacaatttcaagtaagatttccactcgaaataagattgttatagttatagaaattgaattaaagtttgaatatgattattaccttgtattagaaagataacctactgtaagtaacaaaggtttcttgatcttggatgattacttggaatggatttagaaaacttggaagtaaacttgcaatcttggaagtattcttgattttatgaaactagaacttttggaatttatgaagaacacttagaacttgaagatagaacttgagagagatcaattagatgaagaaaattgaagaatgaaagtgtttgtaggtgtttttggtcgttggtgtatggattagatataaaggatatgtaattttgttttcatgtaaataagtcatgaatgattactcatatttttgtaattttatgagatatttcatgctagttgccaaatgatggttcccacatgtgttaggtgactcacatgggctgctaagagctgatcattggagtgtatataccaatagtacatacatctaaaagctgtgtattgtacgagtacgaatacgggtgcatacgagtagaattgttgatgaaactgaacgaagatgtaattgtaagaatttttgttaagtagaagtattttgataagtgtcttgaagtttttcaaaagtgtatgaatacatattaaaacactacatgtatatacattttaactgagtcgttaagtcatcgttagtcgttacatgtaaatgttgttttgaaacctttaggttaacgatcttgttgaatgttgttaacccattgtttattataacaaatgagatgttaaattgttatattatcatgatattatgatatataatatatcttagtatgatatatatacagttaaatgccgttacaacgataatcgttacatatatgtctcgtttcgaaatcattaagttagtagtcttatttttacatatgtatttcattgttaatacacttaataatatatttacttatcatttaacataattaaccaagtgtatcaatatcttaatatgattcatatgtaccttgtaagacgttgttataacgataatcgttatatatatcgttttcgagtttcttaaattaatagtctcatttttatgtatataactcattgttaaaatacctaatgagatacatacttataataaaatcatgttaactatatatataaccatatatatgtcatcatatagtttttacaagttttaacgttcgtgaatcaccggtcaacttgggtggtcaattgtctatatgaaacctatttcaattaatcaagtcttaacaagtttgattgcttaacatgttggaaacacttaatcatgtaaataacaatttcatttaatatatatataaacatggaaaagttcggttcactacagtacctacccgttaaataaatttcgtcccgaaattttaagcagttggaggtgttgacgtatcttctggaaataaatgcgggtatttcttcttcatctgatcttcacgctctcaggtgaactcggatcctctacgagtattccatcgaaccttaacaatcggtatcttgttttgtttaagtctcttaacctcacgatccattatttcgacgggttcttcaatgaattgaagtttttcattgatttggatttcgtccaacggaatagttagatcttctttagcaaaacatttcttcaaatttgagacgtggaaagtgttatgtacagccgcgagttgttgaggtagctccagttggtaagctactggtccgacacgatctataatcttgaatggtccaatgtaccttggatttagtttcccccgtttaccaaatcgaacaacgcctttccaaggtgaaaccttaagcatgaccatttctccaatttcaaactctatatcttttcttttactgtccgcgtagctcttttgtcgactctgggcggttttcaatctttgttgaatttggatgattttctcggtagtttcttgtattatctccggacccgtaatctgtctatcccccacttcactccaacaaatcggagacctgaactttctaccataaagtgcttcaaacggcgccatctcaatgcttgaatggtagctgtttttgtaggaaaattctgctaacggtagatgtcgatcccaactgtttccgaaatcaataaaacaagctcgtagcatgtcttcaagcgtttgtatcatcctttcgctctgcccatcagtttgtggatgataggcagtactcatgtctagacgagttcccaatgcttgctgtaatgtctgccagaatcttgaaataaatcttccatccctatcagagataatagagattggtattccatgtctggagatgacttccttcaaatacagtcgtgctaacttctccatcttgtcatcttctcttattggcaggaagtgtgctgactaggtgagacgatcaactattacccaaatagtatcataaccacttgcagtccttggcaatttagtaatgaaatccatggtaatttttttccatttccattccgagatttcaggttgttgtagtagacctgatggtttctgatgttcagctttgaccttagaacacgtcaaacattctcctacatatttagcaatatcggctttcatacctggccaccaaaaatgtttcttaagatccttgtacatcttccccgttccaggatgtattgagtatctggttttatgagcttctctaagtaccatttctctcatatctccaaattttggtacccaaattctttcagccctataccgggttccgtcttcccgaatattaagatgcttctccgatcctttgggtatttcatcctttaaatttccccttttaaaactccttgttgcgcctcctttatttgagtagtaaggttagtgtgaatcattatattcatagattttactcgaatgggttctctgtcctttctgctcaaggcgtcggctaccacatttgccttctccgggtggtaacgaatctcaaagtcgtaatcattcaacttttcaatccacctacgctgcctcatattcagttgtttctgattaaatatgtgttgaagacttttgtggtcggtatatataatacttttgaccccatataagtagtgcctccaagtctttaatgcaaaaacaaccgcgcctaattccaaatcatgcgtcgtataattttgctcgtgaatcttcaattgtctagatgcataagcaatcaccttcgtccgttgcattaatacacaaccgagacctcgctttgatgcgtcacaataaatcacaaaatcatcattcccttcaggcaatgacaatataggtgccgtagttagctttttcttcaataattgaaacgccttttcttgttcatccttccattcaaatttcttccctttatgcgttaatgcagttaagggttttgctattttggagaaatcttggatgaatcttctgtagtaaccaaccgatcctaaaaattgacgtatatgctttagagtttttggggtttcccacttttcaacggtttcgatctttgccgggtccacctggataccttctttgttcactatgtgaccgagaaattgaacttcttccaaccaaaatgcacactttgaaaacttagcgtacagtttttctttcctcaatacttctagcacttttctcaaatgttcttcgtgctcttgatcattctttgagtaaataagtatgtcatcgatgaaaacaatgacaaacttgtcaagatatggcccacacactcggttcataaggtccatgaacacagctggtgcgttagtcaatccaaacggcataaccataaactcgtaatgaccataacgcgtcctaaaagcagtttttggaatatcatcctcctttactcgcatttgatgatatccagaacgtaaatcgatcttcgaataaaccgacgagccttgtagttgatcaaataagtcgtcaattctcggcagtggataacggtttttgatggtaagtttgttcaactctctgtagtcaatacacaacctaaatgtaccatccttcttcttgacaaacaaaacaggagctccccatggtgatgtgcttggtcgaatgaaaccacgttctaatagttcttgcagttggctttgcagttctttcatctcgctgggtgcgagtctataaggagcacgagctattggtgcagcttctggtacaagatctatttgaaattcaacagatcgatgtggaggtagtcccggtaattctttcggaaatacatcgggaaattcttttgcgacgggaacatcattgatgctcttttcttcagtttgtactttctcgacgtgtgctagaacagcatagcaaccttttcttattagtttttgtgccttcaaattactaataagatgtagcttcatgttgcccttttctccgtacaccattaggggttctccttcttctcgtacaatgcgaattgcatttttataacatacgatctctgctttcacattcttcagccagtccatgccaactattacatcaaaactccctaactctactggtatcaaatcaatcttaaatatttcgctacccagtttaatttctcgattccggcatatattatctgctgaaattaatttacagtttgctaatttaagtaaaaatttactatccaacggtgtcaatggacaacttaatttagcacaaaaatctctactcatatagcttctatccgcacccgaatcaaataaaatataagcagatttattgtcaataagaaacgtacccgtaacaagctccgggtcttcctgtgcctctgccgcattaatattgaaaactcttctgcggccttgtccattcgtgttctcctggttcgggcaatttctaataatgtggcccagttttccacatttataacaaactacattggcataacttgctccgacactacttgctccgccattactcgttccgacatcatttgttcctttcgttctgttaacccctggtccgtagacctcacacttcgccgcgctatgaccatttcttttacacttgttgcaaaatttggtgcagaaccccgagtgatacttttcacacctttggcatagctgcttctgattgttgatgttgttgcggttgttattgttgttgttgttgttgttgggccgtttgttgtagttgcgattgatgttgcgattgttgggataattgttgcgattattattgtaattgctgttgttgttgtattggtgattcttatcaccgttttcctcccactttcttttgacttgcttcacattggcctcttcagccgtctattctttaattctttcctcaatctggttcactagtttgtgagccattctacatgcctgttatatggaggcgggctcgtgtgaacttatatcttcttggattctttccggtaatcctttcacaaacgcgttgatcttctcttcctcatcttcgaacgctcccggacacaataggcacaattctgtgaatcgtctttcgtacgtggtaatatcaaatccttgggttcgtaaccctctaagttctatcttgagcttattgacctcggttctgggacggtacttctcgttcatcaagtgcttgaatgctgaccacggtagtgcgtacgcatcatcttgtcccacttgctctagataggtattccaccatgttaacgtagaacctgtgaaggtatgcgtagcgtacttcactttgtcctcttcagtacacttacttatggcaaacaccgattcgaccttctcggttcaccgtttcaatccgatcggtccttcggttccatcaaattccaaaggtttgcaggcagtgaattctttgtaggtgcatcctacacaatttcctgtactgctagatccaaggttattgttggtatgtagcgcagcctgtactgcggctatgtttgaagctagaaaagtacggaattcctcttcattcatattcacggtgtgtcgagtagtcggtgccatttccttcaaaatagtcaaatggaacaagttaatcatacagaatattaagagtagttaatagtatttcgtagcataatatgaactcatttataaaagctttttcttcatattagcgttttataagtttaaattcgggtagtacctacccgttaagttcatacttagtagctaatatacaattcaactactacaattctatatgaaaaactgattataataatatttcgcgttcaaacttttatacaatattttacaaacttacaataccgcttattatacataaagcatgaaatatagcacacaataactttgatagaagatggttgtgaagataattctagctagtacacaagtcgttcagcaaaggcaataaagacacgtaattcataaatccagaaacaagtcatgcattctggttttactaggactacttcccatccttggtcttgtggaacataaccgttatagccgttgataagacagtgtgttgtaacgtcgtcaaagggacgagggttacgtaatgaccaacagtctcgtaataaccaaaaaacctcatttcttaccccaattaccgactccgtcacttgtgggaacgttttgtttaatagttg includes these proteins:
- the LOC139854059 gene encoding uncharacterized protein, translating into MRILNVNIRGFKKDGKESWFKNLVSANHPVIAAVQETKINSVSDTWVETLWGSQNVGYAVKHPTGRSGGLMLIWDTSSFCVNQAVEGEFFIAIKGKLQGRDGEIVVVNVYGPHRDSKKIRFWSSLNELLKFPGVAWVVCGDFNEVRSNSERKNCTFVESRAILFNDFIVNNGLIEIPLLGKRYTRISDDSCKLSKLD